In the Campylobacter lari genome, GTATTTAAAGCTGCTCTTAAATCAATACCTGGATGAAATTCTTTTTTATTTAATATAGGATGATGACGCCATCCAAAATTACCTGTGATTCCATTATCTTCTATCACATGTCCATTTGGAATTTGTGTTAAAAATAAATAAGCTTGATCGTTAGTAAGTTTAACTTTTTCTAATCTTTCTGGTATGTCTAAGCTCTCATCTTGCTTTAAACCTAAATTTTCTTCAATATCTGCAAGTTGAGTTTGAAGTTCATCATATAAAGCTGTTTTTTCTTCTAAACTTTTTTGCATGCTTTCATTTTGAGAAAATAATTTAGTATTTTTTGAAGATAATGCTTCTTGTTCTTTTAAAAGCTCTGAACGCTTATCTGCTAAATAATTAATATATAAAGCACCCAAAACTATAACAACGAAAACAAAAGAAGTAAAATAAATTATTACTTTTTTTATAATCTGACTTAATAAAAAATGCCTAGAACCATTTACATCTGTGATAGTTAGCGTAAATTTATCTTTCATTATAGCCTCTTAAAAAATTTTCTACCAATACAAAAGAACCAAAAACCAAATACAACTCATCTTTTTTTATTTGTTCAAATTTTTGATAAGCAATATCTAATTTTTCTAAATTTTCTAGCAAAACAGAGCCTGCCAAAGGTCTGTCTTTGCTTTCATACTCATAAATTTCAACTATTTTTATTATAGGCTTTAAAGCCCTTAAAATTTTATAAGAATCTTTATCTAAAAAGCAATTATAAACTAAATGAACTTTTTTTTCCTTGAAAATTTCAGCTAAAGCTAAAGCAGCCATTTCATTATGACCTACATCAACAAAAATATTTTGACTTATTTGCTCACACCTTCCTTTTAAATCGAGTTTTGGCAAATTTTTGATACTTTGAATCAATTCTTTTTCATTTTTGGTACAAATTTTAGAAAAAACTTCTAAGGCTAAAAAAAGATTATCTTTTAAAAAAGTTGCTAAATTATATTTTTGAATATATTCTTGCACATAAGGATAAATGACCTTATTTTCATCTAACGCACTAATATCTAAACCGGTTTGTTTTAAATTAGCTATTTTTTTAGCCAAATTTAACACTTTTGTTTCTTGCTTATGATTAATTAAAGCTTTAGCGCTCATGGCTTTTAATTTTGTTCTTGCTATTTCTTCTAAATTTTTACCCAATAAATCTTGATGATCAAAACCTATTTTAGTAAAAACACTAAAATTTATTTCAAAAACACTTGTAGCATCATACTCTCCACCTACTCCAGCTTCTAAAATCACATAATCACAATCTTTAAAAATAAAAAAAGCTAAAAAAGTAGCATACTCAAAATAACTAAGTTTTTTTATATCTTCCAAAAAAATACTTTCTAATTCTTCATGCGCCTTTTCCAAAAGCTCATTACTTACAATTTTGCCATTTAACCAAAATCTTTCATTAAATTCAAAAATATGCGGACTAGTGTAATGTCCTACTTTATACCCTTGCCCTAAGAGTAAAAGCGCTAAAAATCTACCCGTGCTTCCTTTGCCATTAGTGCCAATAATTTGGATATTTTTAGTTTTTGGAATAAATTTTTTATACTTTTCATACATACTAAACATAAAAAATCTACTAATTTTTTGCACATACATAGTTTTTTGCGAAAGCGTTTGTTGAAATTTCATATTAAGCTTTTTGTATTAATTCTTTTAAAATATCACCATCTGGAAATTCTTTTTTTTCTATGCAAGAAGATGATAAAACAAGCTTAACCACTTCTTCTTTATAAATAAATTTATAATCATCTATAAGCTTCAAGGCTTTTTCTGTAAAAATTTGAGCACTTTCTAAATTTTTACCTGGAAGTATAACTAAATAAGAACTTTCATCTAAAATCCAAATTTCAGCCAAATTTTTACATAAATCTTTAAGAATTTTTTTAAATTTTCCACTGATGGTTTTAAAACTATCAATGCCATAAGTATTAATAACATGTTCTATATTATTGATTTTAAAAAAAGATAGGGCATAATTAACCGCATAAAGCCTATAATTTTCATCAAGTTTTTTAAGCTCTTGAGCAAGATTCCATTGTTCTCTTTGCTCATCATCACTTGTAGCTTGAATTTGAGTTTTAATTTGAGCTATTTGCTCATTTGCATATAAAAGTTTATCTTTTAAAGTGTCAAAATTAATCTGCACATTACCATTTTCATCTTTAGTTAAAGCATTGATAAATTTTACATCCTCTTGACTATTATCATAAAGCTTTGACACCATTTCATTTAAGCTTTCTAAGTGCTGATTAAAAAAAGAAAGATTTTTTTGTATATAGTATTTATCTATTGCTTCTTTTTTTTGTAGCATCAAACAGTACTCATGTGCAAATTCTTTTCTAGCAATTAATTTAGGATTTTCTTTTAATTTTTGTTTAAATTGCTCAACTTCTTTACTCTCGCCAAATAAAGGCTCTAAAGAAGCTAGTAAAAGTTCAGCTTGTTTTTCATAAGAGCGTTCTTTTAGCATAATGATAAGTTTTTCTATTAAAGCGTGAAAATCCAAAAACGCTCGGATATTAAATTCTTCTAATTTTTTTAAAAGCTCATGATCTTCATAAGATTTTTCAAGTTCTCTCCATTTAGCTCTTAATAGATATATGGTTTCTAAATCCATAGCTTGAGATAATCTGTGTTGAGTAATTTGAGCAAGTTCTTTGATTTTTTTATCTTTACTAATACTAAGCTGCTGAATAATTAAGTCAAGTAAAGCATAAACATCTTCATATTTTCTACTTACCTGCCTATTGAGTCTAGAGACTAAAAACATCAAAAACTCATCAATAGTTCGAATGCTCTTTCCTTTTAATTCTTGTTTATAAGAATCATCCAAAAGATTGGTATATTTTTCTATTCTAGCTTTATTGGAGCTCATAACCCCTGCTTTTTTAGCACATTCTTCAAATACTTCGCTATAATTTTCAGGTGTTGGATATAATTTACGCTCTTTTAATTTTATCAATGTTTCTTTTGCAATTTCATTGATATGGCTTGCCATTTTACTTATAACCCCTAATAGCTATAATAGAAACAAACTCATCAAAAGCCTCACTTGATGCGTTTTTAATCGCTTCAAATCTTGCTTGATCACTAATGATAGAGTTTGGATTAATATCAAAATTATAACTTCCTTTGGTATTTACAATTTCTTCCTTGCCATTTTTATAACGCAATATAAACTCCAAATAAAGCTCTGCTTTATAATTAATCACATAACCATTTTTATCATAAACCATAGGATGAAATTCTAATTTTTTCATCGTAACTATAATAGAACTATCTGCATTATACTCATCTGTAATTTTTCTACCAAGCTTATTAAGCATAGCCTCTCTTAAAATATCTGTTATGTAAACACTATTTTCAGGATCTTGCTTACTGATATTAATTTTTAAAAATACATTTTCACCCAAAACCCTACTTGCCATTTGAGATGATGGAATATATCCACAAGCTATGATGAAAAAAGCAAAAAAAGATATTAAATATTTTTTCATTTAACCACCAAATTTACTAATTTCTTATCAATATAAATTTCTTTTACTATGGTTTTTCCTTCTAGCCATTTTGCAACATTTTCTTTAGCTAAAGCTAAAATCTCATCTTCTTTAGCTTCTGAATTTATTTCAATTTGTGCTCTTTTTTTACCATTAACACTAATAGCTATATTAAAACTATCTTTTACAAAAACTTCATCTTTTATTTTTAATACTTTAAAATTTTCACATTTAAATAAAAACTCACTAAGTTCAAAACAAACATGAGGGATAATAGGCTCTAAAATATTTAAAATAATATAAAAAGCTTCTTTTGTAACTTCTTTATGATTGATAGCATTTAAGGCATTTAAAGCCTCCATACATGCAGCTATTAAGGTATTAAAGGCAAAACTTTCTTCATAAACTTCAAAAGATTTTTTCAAAGCTTCATATACTTTTAATCTAGCATATTTTTCTTCTTTATTTAAACTTTGATGATCAATCTCTTGCAATTTTCCACATTCCAAACTCATAGCCTTTTCATAAAGCCTATTGATAAATTTAAACGCACCCTCTAATGCACTATCATTCCATTCAAGTTCTTTAGCAGGTGGTGCAGCAAACAATATAAACAATCTTGCGCTATCTGCTCCATATTTTTCTATAATATAATCAGGATCAACTACATTGCCCTTAGACTTACTCATCTTAGCACCATCTTTAGTGACCATTCCTTGGGTTAAAAGCCTATTAAAAGGCTCATCATCTTTTAAATAGCCTAAATCCCTAAGTGCTTTTTGAAAAAATCTAGCATAGAGTAAATGTAATATTGCATGTTCAATACCACCAATATATTCATCAACATTCATCCAATAATTAACACTTTTTTCATCTACTGCTTTTTCTTGCCATGTTTTATCATCACTTGCAAAACGCGCAAAATACCAAGAACTTTCAAAGAAAGTATCTAAAGTATCGCTTTCCTTTTGTGCTTTTTTACCACATTTTGGGCAAATGCACTCTTTCCATGTTTCATGCTTATCAAGTGGATTTCCTTCTCCATTTATCACCACATCTTCAGGCAAGGTAATAGGTAAATTTTCTATTTTTTGAGGAACTATACCACAAGAATCACACTTAATCATTGGTATAGGAGCCCCCCAATATCTTTGTCTAGAAACACCCCAATCACGAATTTTAAAATTAGTAACTCTTTTACCAATACCCAAAGATTCAATTTTTAAACTAATTTTTTCTCTAGCATCATTGCATTCTAGTTGATCAAATTCGCCACTATTAGTTAAAACACCTTCTTTTAAAGTGTAGCATTGTGCGTCATTTTCATCTTTATAAATTACTTTTTTTATAGCCAAATTATAAGTTTTTGCAAACTCATAATCTCTTTCATCATGAGCAGGTACACTCATAACAGCGCCACTACCATAATCACTTAAAACAAAATTAGCTACCCATAAAGGAATTTTTTCTTTACTTAGTGGATGGATTACATAAAGATTTAAAAAATATCCTTCTTTTGGTGCGGCCTGTCTTTGGCGTGGTGTTTGATTTTGTATATTTTGAATTTTAGCTATAACATCTTGATTTAGTAATTTTTTATCAATTAATTCATTTACTATTTCATGATCAGGCGCTAAAGCAATGTAAGATACTCCATAAATAGTCTCAGCTCTTGTGGTAAAAACATTGATCTTTTTTGCGCTGATTTTATCATTCTCTTCTATATCAAAATCAAAACTAAGCCCTGTGCTTTTACCTATCCAATTTTCTTGCATAGTTAGAACTTGACTTGGCCATTTTCCTTCTAATTTTTTAAGATCTTGTAATAATTCATCTGCATAAGCAGTGATTTTTACATAATATCCTGGCATTTTTTTTCTAATGACTTCATGCCCACAACGCCAACATTTACCATCTTCAACTTGCTCATTTGCTAAAACAGTTTTATCATTCTCACACCAATTGACTTCAGCTTCTTTAGTATAAATCAAACCTTTCTCATACATTTTGATGAAAAATTCTTGCTCAAATTTAGTATATAAAGGATCAGAAGTAGCAAGCATTCTTTTTTTGGAAAAAGAAAAACCCAAAGAAGTAAGCTCATTTTGCATATAATCAATATTCTCATAAGTCCATTTTTTAGGATGGATACCATGTTTAATCGCAGCATTTTCAGCAGGCATACCAAAACTATCAAAACCTATAGGATGTAAGACGTTAAAACCTTTTTTTCTATAATACCTAGCCATAGCATCACCTATACTATAGTTTCTCACATGCCCCATATGAATTCTACCGCTTGGATATGGAAACATAGATAAAATGTATTTTTTTGGTAAAGAAAAATCATCTTTTGGTTCAAAATATTCTTTTTCTTGCCAAATTTTTTGCCATTTTTTTTCTATTTTACCTGCTTCATATGCCATTTTCACTCCTAATTTTCTTCTTGATTTTTTACTGAATCAACTATAACTAAAATCATTGAAAAGATATTAGCTATCAAAGCACCAATTGCTAAAGTATAAACCATAACATTAGCTTCTGGATTAATTTGTATCAAAGCAAAAGCAGGAATTAAATGCAAATCAGCCACCAAAGAGCTAGCAAATAATTCAGCTGCTAAGAAATTTCTAACTCCAATTTTCAATAAAGTAGAAATTAAATTCACACAAGCTGCAATAAATAGCGCAACTTCATTTTGATCATATAAAAATCCTGCGGTTGTAGTTAAGCTCATTAGAGCAAAAAAGATATAAATAACCTTACCCCAATTCATTTTTACACCGTTCCTTTTTCATACATCGCTCTTAATTTTTCTTTTTCTTGTTTTTTCTTTACTTTTTCTAATTCTTTTTGGCGATACTGTGCAACGCTGAATTTAAACCACAAAAGCGCTGGACTTGCTACAAATATAGAACTTGCAGTACCTGCTATAATACCTACTATCATAGTTAGAGCAAAACCTTCTATCATAGATCCACCAAAGAAATAAAGCACTACAACAGTAATTAAAGTTAATCCGGTTGTTAAGGTAGTTCTTGATAAAGTAGCTGAAACTGATTCATTAATAATTAGATCAAGTTTTGAATTTTTACTTGTTTTAACACCTTCTCTAATCCTATCAAAAATAATAATCGTATCATTTAAAGAATACCCAAGCACGGTTAAAACAGCCGCTAAAATATCTAAATTTACATCTATTTCAAATAACGCAATAGCACCTAAAGTAATGACTATATCATGAATTTCACACACAATAGAAGCCATAGCAAAACGCCATTCAAATCTTACTGCCAAATAAATCAAAATAGCAATCAAAGAAATTCCAACCGCCATAAGACCTTTATTACGCAGTTCATCTCCTACTTTTGGACCTACTACATCCACGCGGCGCACTTCAAATTTACCTGTATCTTTTAATAAATTTGCAATGCTTACTCCAATATCACTTCCCAAGCTATCACTACTTCCTGAAAAACGAATAATCACTTCATTAGCACTACCAAATTCAGTAACGCTAGCACCTTTTAAATTTTCATTGATAGCTAAAGCTTTGCGAATTTCGGCCAAAGGAGCTTTTTGCTCGTATTGAAGTTGCACCAAAGTTCCACCGGTAAAATCAATACCAAAATTCAAACCCTTAGTAAAAAGGATAAAAATAGAACCAAAAAATAAAATAAAAGACAAAGAGATGGCTGCAAATCTCATTCTCATAAAATCATAAACATGTTTTTGACTAAAAAATTGCATTAAGGTCTCCTATATCCAAACCATAATCTTGTGTTATTGCTTTTTTCCATACGGTTCATAAACATTTCAAACATACCATGAGTTCCAACAATAGAAGTAATCATCGAAACTAAAATCCCAATACTCAAAGTCACCGCAA is a window encoding:
- a CDS encoding M23 family metallopeptidase gives rise to the protein MMKDKFTLTITDVNGSRHFLLSQIIKKVIIYFTSFVFVVIVLGALYINYLADKRSELLKEQEALSSKNTKLFSQNESMQKSLEEKTALYDELQTQLADIEENLGLKQDESLDIPERLEKVKLTNDQAYLFLTQIPNGHVIEDNGITGNFGWRHHPILNKKEFHPGIDLRAALNTPIYAPANGVVEYAAYSNNGYGYSVILIHNFGFKTVYAHMMRKDVVKAGQFVKKGDLLGYTGNTGLSTGPHLHYEVRFINKLLDPKIFIDLNRKNYEQIFEKERRVPWQSLIKALLLQYPKLQSFQTEQK
- a CDS encoding Mur ligase family protein, producing the protein MKFQQTLSQKTMYVQKISRFFMFSMYEKYKKFIPKTKNIQIIGTNGKGSTGRFLALLLLGQGYKVGHYTSPHIFEFNERFWLNGKIVSNELLEKAHEELESIFLEDIKKLSYFEYATFLAFFIFKDCDYVILEAGVGGEYDATSVFEINFSVFTKIGFDHQDLLGKNLEEIARTKLKAMSAKALINHKQETKVLNLAKKIANLKQTGLDISALDENKVIYPYVQEYIQKYNLATFLKDNLFLALEVFSKICTKNEKELIQSIKNLPKLDLKGRCEQISQNIFVDVGHNEMAALALAEIFKEKKVHLVYNCFLDKDSYKILRALKPIIKIVEIYEYESKDRPLAGSVLLENLEKLDIAYQKFEQIKKDELYLVFGSFVLVENFLRGYNER
- the lptE gene encoding LPS assembly lipoprotein LptE — encoded protein: MKKYLISFFAFFIIACGYIPSSQMASRVLGENVFLKINISKQDPENSVYITDILREAMLNKLGRKITDEYNADSSIIVTMKKLEFHPMVYDKNGYVINYKAELYLEFILRYKNGKEEIVNTKGSYNFDINPNSIISDQARFEAIKNASSEAFDEFVSIIAIRGYK
- the leuS gene encoding leucine--tRNA ligase — encoded protein: MAYEAGKIEKKWQKIWQEKEYFEPKDDFSLPKKYILSMFPYPSGRIHMGHVRNYSIGDAMARYYRKKGFNVLHPIGFDSFGMPAENAAIKHGIHPKKWTYENIDYMQNELTSLGFSFSKKRMLATSDPLYTKFEQEFFIKMYEKGLIYTKEAEVNWCENDKTVLANEQVEDGKCWRCGHEVIRKKMPGYYVKITAYADELLQDLKKLEGKWPSQVLTMQENWIGKSTGLSFDFDIEENDKISAKKINVFTTRAETIYGVSYIALAPDHEIVNELIDKKLLNQDVIAKIQNIQNQTPRQRQAAPKEGYFLNLYVIHPLSKEKIPLWVANFVLSDYGSGAVMSVPAHDERDYEFAKTYNLAIKKVIYKDENDAQCYTLKEGVLTNSGEFDQLECNDAREKISLKIESLGIGKRVTNFKIRDWGVSRQRYWGAPIPMIKCDSCGIVPQKIENLPITLPEDVVINGEGNPLDKHETWKECICPKCGKKAQKESDTLDTFFESSWYFARFASDDKTWQEKAVDEKSVNYWMNVDEYIGGIEHAILHLLYARFFQKALRDLGYLKDDEPFNRLLTQGMVTKDGAKMSKSKGNVVDPDYIIEKYGADSARLFILFAAPPAKELEWNDSALEGAFKFINRLYEKAMSLECGKLQEIDHQSLNKEEKYARLKVYEALKKSFEVYEESFAFNTLIAACMEALNALNAINHKEVTKEAFYIILNILEPIIPHVCFELSEFLFKCENFKVLKIKDEVFVKDSFNIAISVNGKKRAQIEINSEAKEDEILALAKENVAKWLEGKTIVKEIYIDKKLVNLVVK
- a CDS encoding DUF6394 family protein, yielding MNWGKVIYIFFALMSLTTTAGFLYDQNEVALFIAACVNLISTLLKIGVRNFLAAELFASSLVADLHLIPAFALIQINPEANVMVYTLAIGALIANIFSMILVIVDSVKNQEEN
- the secF gene encoding protein translocase subunit SecF gives rise to the protein MQFFSQKHVYDFMRMRFAAISLSFILFFGSIFILFTKGLNFGIDFTGGTLVQLQYEQKAPLAEIRKALAINENLKGASVTEFGSANEVIIRFSGSSDSLGSDIGVSIANLLKDTGKFEVRRVDVVGPKVGDELRNKGLMAVGISLIAILIYLAVRFEWRFAMASIVCEIHDIVITLGAIALFEIDVNLDILAAVLTVLGYSLNDTIIIFDRIREGVKTSKNSKLDLIINESVSATLSRTTLTTGLTLITVVVLYFFGGSMIEGFALTMIVGIIAGTASSIFVASPALLWFKFSVAQYRQKELEKVKKKQEKEKLRAMYEKGTV